The stretch of DNA AAGCTCTGGCCTCGGCACAACAACGCATGCTCGTCATAGAAAACCTTCACAGAGATAGAACGGCTGACATAAAACGCGTAAAACGCTGGCGCAGACTGAATGAGACCGAGCTTCTGAGAATCCGCGATAAGTATTCACAAGCGAAGGAAGATTTCAACCAAGCTTTAGCCGGTTATAACCATACGCGATCAAGCTTGTACTCATGTGAGCTATCCAAGTGCGGATATGTCTGCAACAAGACGTGCGTCCCTGACATATGCTGGAGCCCTGTGGTGATATCTTACGTCAAGCAAAACTGTCACGCCAAAGACATCAAGATTAATGTAACGCGACCTAAGCAGATGTCCGAGAAAAGGGAATACTACACTCAAACAAAAATTAAGATTATCTCAGAATCATGTAAGTCATGGGAAGCAGCTTTCAGTGAGGGTCTCTTTTGGCCTTTCTATCAACCAATTGGACGAAAACGCAGAAGCTCGGAGACGCCAGGGAATGATAAAGAAACACGCATCGTGCACGCCAGAGACATCGGCCACTCTATCTCTCGATCACCTCGATCTGTCAACAAACGCTCAACTTCCGAACACAAGGACATTAATGAAATTCTAAAGCGACAAGTTCCCGCACTTGATAAGAAGTTTGACATTAACTACATTTTACGTAAAAACATCGCCAACATAAGTAAGACTTTTGATTTGACGCGCGCACTTCACGAGTACACGCGAGTCCTTGACACCTTTAACGTAAACCACGTGATGAGAAAGGCGTTTCCTGGGTTACGTGAGGACTATGACGTCAATAGGGATTTGATGGAAGCTATTCCCGCACTGAAAATAAGCTTTGACCTGGATGCGCTACTCAGGGACTCGGTGCAAAGATGTCGACACACAGGGAGACCGGTACGTGTTGATGATGCACTCAAGAGTGCGTTTCCTGAAAGACGCGTAACCAGCATTGATAAAATCATAAGTCAGCGGTTTCCCGCCCTGCGCATGTCCATCTCCTATCTTATCAATCAACACTTGCATGACATGTCGTCATTCAGCCTCGACCAATTAGCACTTAGAAACTTCGACGTCAGCAAAGTCGTTGGTCAGGCTCTGGGTGGGCTCGATAGCAGCTTGGATATAAACGCACGGTTAAAGAAGAATCTGAGAGGACTGGGACCAGATTTCGACCTCAGTCACGAGATAATGTCACGTGTCACCCGGCCACGTGATATCGACAGGCTTGACGTGATGCAAGTAATCAAAGACAAGACTGCGCAAGCGCATGAGATGTGTTTTGAGAACCTGACGCGATTGCTCATACCGAAAGTCGCGCAAGGCTTTGATCTTGAACAACTAATCAAAACGGGTCTACGTAAAGCTGTCCACGTGACCATCAACGAGTCAATGCTTGCAAACCTTAGCGTGGATTCCATTTTGAGGAAAGCAGTTCCTATCAAACTCAACGTGACGATAAACCAGATCATACTTGAGGCGCACCCCGAGCTCAGCACCCCCCTGGACCTGACTGAACTACTGAAGGGATCTGTCCCGCTTTTAAAGATGTTCGGGGGGAGTATAGACATTAACAGCCTCATCAAAGGCTCGTCGCCGAAGTGGTACGATCTAAGTCTTGATATCGACAAAAGTCTGAAGGCAAGGAACCCAGCGCTACGAGGGAGCCTGAGTATAAGCAGTCTGTTGAGTAACGCAATCCGTCACGCTGTCACGCCAGGTGTCGATGACGTAGTATGTCACGCTATCACGCAAGCTGTAGACAAGTCGCTAAGCATCCAGCGTGTCATCGAAAGCAAAGTCCCGCTGCTGACAAAACAGAAATTAGACGAAGCAATCTTCATTGCCCTTGAAAGATTTAGAGATGACAAAACACAGAAGGATTTAAAAGGTTTATCAGCGAGAAAGAGGAATAAAAGATTTTTGTTTTCGGTTATATCTGGGATTATCAATGGGTTTGCAAGCTCCGGGTGTAAACAAAGTACACACGAGTGGGATGGTCCAACCAAGAAACTTAGCTACACGCGCCTATTCTCAATCATGGAAGTCATCCAGGAAGCTGCAAAGGTATTCGTGTGTAAGAACGGAAGTACGGTAAATCAGAAAACTAAAGGCTTCGAGAACCCAACCCCGTGTTGCAGGGAGGACATAAAATGTGTAAAGTTCTTGGAACCTGAGTGCGTAGTTGAGAACGAGGCGTGCATCAAGTGGCAGAAGAATAAATTTGAGCGCGAGTGGAAACAGATGAATGGAAGTCTATTTCTTGAGTATATAGAGCTCACAAAACAAAGCTCAGCAGTTGACCAAAAGGTCGTGGAGCTCGACAATTTGAAATTACAAGAAAAGATGCTTTCTACTGAATTGACAATACTTGAGGCAAAAAGGCGACAGACGCGGGCACAGATGAAAACCATGAAAACATCTCTCGCGAGAATGCAACAGATCCCAGATGTTAGGACTGGACTTAGGCTGGGTAAACTAACACAGAGTTCGCCTGGACTTCCTCCGGTGAGGGTGCATTCCATGTCGTTTGACCTCACCACGGGCATTGGAACAAGCCGAAGGTTCCTTGCAAATGTTCAGCTCCAAACATCTAAACGAAATTCAAGTGGGAATTTTGTGCTTGAACTTGATGCTCTCAATTCTTCGATAAGTATAGCGACGCCGATCATTATACGTGAGGCACTCGGAGAAACCCGTAGAAAACGTTCACTCGTAGACACACCCGAAGCTAACGAGGACAAAGCACAGCACCAGGTGCCCGACGCAGAAAAGTGCCAGTTTGCTCTAAACGCAAGTCTGTTCTTCTTTGAAGTCATAAATTCGCTATCTTCTGTCGTTAACTCAACTTTGGAGATAGAGAAAGGATTAGAAACGGAATTCGAATCATTTGACAGTCTCCATACCTACCTAGAGAGCACTAATTCCTCGGCGGTAAAGGCGTACCAAGACATGATGTCCCAGTACAAGGACCAGCGActtgagcatgcgcagttgCTCTCATGGAACGAGACCTTCGCTATGTGGAAGGCCTATACCGAGATGTTAACGGAGGCACGTGGCTTCAAGGCATGCGCAGGTACCGCTGACTGCATAACCGCGGTCGCAAGTGAGCTAATGGAAATCTACAGCATGTACAATAATGACAAAGACGTCAATAAGGTGATAAGCTTGATTCCCGAGGTTGAGAGAGGACTGGGCTCTATCATAACCAGCAACATGTCTCTGTCTGACGTCCGAGAGACACTTGGTCAGCTTGAGGTCCTTCTCAACAGCAGCATGGACTCGAGGCTGATCTGTGCAGATAAACCGAGACTCTTCAACCAGACGATTTCACGATGGACTGTGGAGGAGGGAGAACACGTGGTGTTGGGCTGTGAGGCGCAGAGCGTAACCAAGGTAACCCGGGGCAGGGGGAATGCGGGAGAAATGTTAAACATAGTGATGATTGTGTTGATAGGATATTTGATCATTTTAACTAGATTGCGATGGCATTGTAATCTGATGATactactattttttttaaaaggtcATCTACACGTGGCGAAGGGGCGATGAAGTTGTGCAGAAAGCTGACCACGGAACACTAGAACTTCCATCCATCAAGAGATCTGAGGCCGGTATGTACACATGCGAAGCAGCGAACCACAAAGGGTCAGCGGAATATCACTATGAAATCATTATCGAATACAAGCCTGAGCTCTTAGAGGAGCCAATCAGCTTCAAGCTTGCCTTATATGGTGGTAAAGGCGCTACGTTCTCATGTCTGGCCACAGGCAACCCTCAACCCCGGGTGGAATGGTATTACAGGCCGCTGTATTCCAAGCTGTCATTCAAACTACCTGATAACGACAGCCGGCTGGTCTATATAGAgcctgatgacgtcatgaggTCGGGATTCTATTACTGTGTGGCCAGCAATAGCCGCGGTAGAGTCGTCAGTGAAGAGGGGAGGCTGGATATCTTACGGAGCAGGGGGGCAGTTCCCCGTATGGCCGTGGTCTTTAACGTCACTGCTTGTGCCCAAGATGAGGAATGTAACCATACCCTTCCCTCAAAACTTGGTGCAGCTGACATCCACACCTTAAAGAGCAACATTAGTTCCACCACAGGTGTCCTTACCACCCAAGTCAATAACCTCAAATTTGCCCGAATCACCGATCAGCGAGCATCTATTTTCTTTGCCCTTACTGGGCAGGAAGCTGAGGGAGACGCCGAATCTGCGGAAGAGATATTGACAAGCTTCTCGATGCAGAGATTAAATCTAGTAGAGAGAGTACAGCGCCTGCGCAGGCGCATGTCAAACGGCTCATTCACGCAAGATATGAAGAGCTTGGGACTCAGGCCACTTCCAGACACACTACTTGTTTTTCATGGGCAGCCTCTTTGTGAACATGGTTGGTTTTTACATAAAAATGGCTTCCTTTGTGGTAGGTGAAATGCTCCATGTCAATTTATGTATGAGGGCGTAGAGGATTGAGTAAGTGTGTTGTTTCTATTTCCCCAGTTGTGTGTCCTCGAGGGATGTACGGGAATTCAAAGGGCGAATGTTCACCCTGTCCCACCGCCACTTACCAAAACCAATCTGGCCAAGCTAGCTGCGTCCATTGCCCACCAGGCACATACCAGAACAAGTCTGGGCAGGAAGCTTGTAACCAGTGCCCCCCTGGTACCTATGGAAAGTCCGATGGCATGTGTACACTTTGTCCAACAAACACTTACCAAAACAAATCTGGCCAAGCCAGCTGTATTTATTGCCCTAATGGTACACACCAAAACCAGTCTGGCCAGGAAGGATGTGTCGAGTGCCCGCCTGGAAGTTATTGGAAACCCGATGGCATGTGTGCCCTTTGTCAAAAAGGCACTTATCAAAATCAGTCTGGTCAGACGACGTGTATCCAGTGTGCTGCAGGACTGGTGACGCAAAACACAGGGACAACGCACATGAATGGTTGCATCGCAACAGGTACCGcgtttattgttatttattcttACGACTGTGGTGTAATCATAATAGGTACTACAGTCACGAGTGCAAATATCGAAAcccaataggggacttgcgctaagagatcactcACATGGCTTTTTGGCTGGCAAAAGAgagcgcgctcaggcttttagcggcaaaataacagcaacaaaaagcaacttattcaacGCTTACGAAATaagccagaatttttttttcagaaagggtttagtttcatttaaagattttatttttttacccagaaaggtcatgtgacctcttagcgcaagtcccctattgctcaatacagaaaatattttcaacATTGAATTTTGATCAAACGAGAAcggtgatttaaaaaaaagatattttggCAGGATTTGTTCTTGCACTTTATTGTGCCATTAAGGCCAATATTTCGTTTACAAATATAACGCCATCTTATTCTTTTTCAGGTGCCAAACCACCCCCCGCACCTTTGGGCCTTATCACAACTGTAATTTCCCCGTCATCGGTAAACCTTATATGGTTCTCATCTTCCGCGGCCAaagtcacgcattacaacatCAAATACATCTCCAGCATCCTGTCTGGTCAGCTAACTGTATCGGCAAACGGTTTTGGCTATCAGACCTATATGCTGAAGGGGCTCACAGGTCTCACATATTACACCGTGCAGCTGTACTCAGTGAATAGCGGTGTCGTAGGAGGGTACATTTCAAAGTCTTTCAAGACACCTGAAGGAGGTAGGTAGATAAGGTTTAAAGCTGACTTAGTTTGAATAAatgatatcatcatcatcaccatcataatttTCACTACCACTGTCACATTGTCATTGTGCACTGCAGGCATAGGCTGTTCGGTGGTTTTCTTCTACATTTTTGTATTATATCCACATGGTACATGCAATAACTGTTACTTTTCTCTAGTCCCAGGCGCTGCCCCCGTTATAACAGCCACCGCACCTGTCAACCCTACAGCTGTTAACGTTACCTGGCGACGGGTACCCCCACGGTACCAGAATGGTAACATCCGGGGATACATGGTGTACTACAAGAAGAGCACAGAATCCCAGTACCACAGCAAGACTGTCAATGACGCCAACTGCCTCAGTACAGGTAATCCGCACAACACAAGTACCCCacacaacacaggaaacccacatAGGACACAGGCAAAGTACAGATAACCCACACAAAACAATTAACCCACACAACACAGGTAACTCACATAgcacacagc from Nematostella vectensis chromosome 8, jaNemVect1.1, whole genome shotgun sequence encodes:
- the LOC5519388 gene encoding uncharacterized protein LOC5519388 isoform X2, translating into MASGLTLGVLCFAGFLINLCYTTSIYFPHALHVPHASYVINNGLTQNGQHVCEASVSRTVTHSIKVQTQKYTTTYTRCGLFLWWRCKRVKPITRTYYKVATKTEYGVSLHCCDGWSKTGSDCRTPWCGQGCNHGGICKGGHVCSCTSGWQGNSCSDDVDECSNTPCQQICSNIPGSYACGCYKGYQKNPNYHSKCDDFDECAMSPCRCANQNNFGCNATCINTAGSFVCKCSKGYTLIRGTICQDIDECLSTSTNTCPGRCINRLGSYTCDCPRGYTFDNSSRRCIDINECERNNGWCEHDCINILGTYRCRCRDGYKLDPNRRTCQDLDECALFNGCEAICNNTQGSYHCACLNGYQLNSDGLTCSDLDECSIQHVSGLRGNASLADCEQVCVNVIGSFTCACKRGFILRHDGKTCEDIDECDTGLHKCEHQCNNTFGSYSCSCSPGFALADDKKSCKGLPCVSIEAPSHGSMKCSGHVTGANCSFYCSAGYEIAGSASRQCLSNSQWSGARATCNAMSCQILRPSPHTFVTMPCPRSLGSLCNFECEDGYYVEGAANATCSVDDITGGVKWRTSSFTCTESTSCHPNPCLHGGTCVTSGLAEQRCECEETGYEGKLCEKGRLRIPVFPKLEVNKQSRVLHVSSPPVRELRINMSSPSGDLNILPNVTVITSKALDANFTVTARRPGLHVISYHVTGSDSDSFTTPDDSLVYVNPDMSSNLSVYDVTHTNKRSFPIGCHQLQESAFVCNAQAKLVATAEWKMDDDTGHYVTQGIVHMRTHNTSVPVSLTGFDLGNLARKSKEHITYIRDMPKSLPDTLTLRHHDNCTKVPMKPEYLMQLISDDVLPLHYLGSVSQALPAWLNLEMDTNTGFDVRNLMIDVNHATGVCSGLPLATAATYYRPRVGFKVQVDDENARFTAKDGVCFAHDVCKGGAFVKFAKDSQEKLSGLDILRQMESVGWKTRLAAIGVTRSAMTSQQSLFVKAAVNAQLQSNDGKALRVTMETEGDWMVTSGCFDKLLNRRFSCPINGTMTGKTTLTASMQIAGASPGNRSVIKITGNNVTGSFSLGGKTTNKISKQCERIKGFKFVLKATENPFKTAAELRDSVIPYVNLPVSVDLQYDITGGERTGLIGTSDARTKIGGLKGQIEFWFKMILTTVSGMILPSAPQLRSNYGEWINTYTSVLQCVTNASTIVNSYSGLESQIDGVISSIKKMQIGISNLLELSAEMRRELSRIPIAMGIINQLNAFDQIVNASRTIGITLVRSPVRQRLTGLVLNLTAQVCRARLCLRGVEASVDFNTGSCDLSDSFIPHHRKPNCSAWVLGQVKDELTLSHVITMTPGDRLYVNSISGAARIQGTVRMLGIQQSALIDISPSGTLSFSIKGRLDGQFQCTLDARANADVGDWPALLYHVSGRLDDQSELVQRLQDDVNSYVESMREKAQKRLNGSEQALASAQQRMLVIENLHRDRTADIKRVKRWRRLNETELLRIRDKYSQAKEDFNQALAGYNHTRSSLYSCELSKCGYVCNKTCVPDICWSPVVISYVKQNCHAKDIKINVTRPKQMSEKREYYTQTKIKIISESCKSWEAAFSEGLFWPFYQPIGRKRRSSETPGNDKETRIVHARDIGHSISRSPRSVNKRSTSEHKDINEILKRQVPALDKKFDINYILRKNIANISKTFDLTRALHEYTRVLDTFNVNHVMRKAFPGLREDYDVNRDLMEAIPALKISFDLDALLRDSVQRCRHTGRPVRVDDALKSAFPERRVTSIDKIISQRFPALRMSISYLINQHLHDMSSFSLDQLALRNFDVSKVVGQALGGLDSSLDINARLKKNLRGLGPDFDLSHEIMSRVTRPRDIDRLDVMQVIKDKTAQAHEMCFENLTRLLIPKVAQGFDLEQLIKTGLRKAVHVTINESMLANLSVDSILRKAVPIKLNVTINQIILEAHPELSTPLDLTELLKGSVPLLKMFGGSIDINSLIKGSSPKWYDLSLDIDKSLKARNPALRGSLSISSLLSNAIRHAVTPGVDDVVCHAITQAVDKSLSIQRVIESKVPLLTKQKLDEAIFIALERFRDDKTQKDLKGLSARKRNKRFLFSVISGIINGFASSGCKQSTHEWDGPTKKLSYTRLFSIMEVIQEAAKVFVCKNGSTVNQKTKGFENPTPCCREDIKCVKFLEPECVVENEACIKWQKNKFEREWKQMNGSLFLEYIELTKQSSAVDQKVVELDNLKLQEKMLSTELTILEAKRRQTRAQMKTMKTSLARMQQIPDVRTGLRLGKLTQSSPGLPPVRVHSMSFDLTTGIGTSRRFLANVQLQTSKRNSSGNFVLELDALNSSISIATPIIIREALGETRRKRSLVDTPEANEDKAQHQVPDAEKCQFALNASLFFFEVINSLSSVVNSTLEIEKGLETEFESFDSLHTYLESTNSSAVKAYQDMMSQYKDQRLEHAQLLSWNETFAMWKAYTEMLTEARGFKACAGTADCITAVASELMEIYSMYNNDKDVNKVISLIPEVERGLGSIITSNMSLSDVRETLGQLEVLLNSSMDSRLICADKPRLFNQTISRWTVEEGEHVVLGCEAQSVTKVIYTWRRGDEVVQKADHGTLELPSIKRSEAGMYTCEAANHKGSAEYHYEIIIEYKPELLEEPISFKLALYGGKGATFSCLATGNPQPRVEWYYRPLYSKLSFKLPDNDSRLVYIEPDDVMRSGFYYCVASNSRGRVVSEEGRLDILRSRGAVPRMAVVFNVTACAQDEECNHTLPSKLGAADIHTLKSNISSTTGVLTTQVNNLKFARITDQRASIFFALTGQEAEGDAESAEEILTSFSMQRLNLVERVQRLRRRMSNGSFTQDMKSLGLRPLPDTLLVFHGQPLCEHGWFLHKNGFLCGTYQNKSGQEACNQCPPGTYGKSDGMCTLCPTNTYQNKSGQASCIYCPNGTHQNQSGQEGCVECPPGSYWKPDGMCALCQKGTYQNQSGQTTCIQCAAGLVTQNTGTTHMNGCIATGAKPPPAPLGLITTVISPSSVNLIWFSSSAAKVTHYNIKYISSILSGQLTVSANGFGYQTYMLKGLTGLTYYTVQLYSVNSGVVGGYISKSFKTPEGVPGAAPVITATAPVNPTAVNVTWRRVPPRYQNGNIRGYMVYYKKSTESQYHSKTVNDANCLSTVLAGLGTGSDYCIKITAFTSVGPFGGWDQVQCTMVQPM
- the LOC5519388 gene encoding uncharacterized protein LOC5519388 isoform X1 — encoded protein: MASGLTLGVLCFAGFLINLCYTTSIYFPHALHVPHASYVINNGLTQNGQHVCEASVSRTVTHSIKVQTQKYTTTYTRCGLFLWWRCKRVKPITRTYYKVATKTEYGVSLHCCDGWSKTGSDCRTPWCGQGCNHGGICKGGHVCSCTSGWQGNSCSDDVDECSNTPCQQICSNIPGSYACGCYKGYQKNPNYHSKCDDFDECAMSPCRCANQNNFGCNATCINTAGSFVCKCSKGYTLIRGTICQDIDECLSTSTNTCPGRCINRLGSYTCDCPRGYTFDNSSRRCIDINECERNNGWCEHDCINILGTYRCRCRDGYKLDPNRRTCQDLDECALFNGCEAICNNTQGSYHCACLNGYQLNSDGLTCSDLDECSIQHVSGLRGNASLADCEQVCVNVIGSFTCACKRGFILRHDGKTCEDIDECDTGLHKCEHQCNNTFGSYSCSCSPGFALADDKKSCKGLPCVSIEAPSHGSMKCSGHVTGANCSFYCSAGYEIAGSASRQCLSNSQWSGARATCNAMSCQILRPSPHTFVTMPCPRSLGSLCNFECEDGYYVEGAANATCSVDDITGGVKWRTSSFTCTESTSCHPNPCLHGGTCVTSGLAEQRCECEETGYEGKLCEKGRLRIPVFPKLEVNKQSRVLHVSSPPVRELRINMSSPSGDLNILPNVTVITSKALDANFTVTARRPGLHVISYHVTGSDSDSFTTPDDSLVYVNPDMSSNLSVYDVTHTNKRSFPIGCHQLQESAFVCNAQAKLVATAEWKMDDDTGHYVTQGIVHMRTHNTSVPVSLTGFDLGNLARKSKEHITYIRDMPKSLPDTLTLRHHDNCTKVPMKPEYLMQLISDDVLPLHYLGSVSQALPAWLNLEMDTNTGFDVRNLMIDVNHATGVCSGLPLATAATYYRPRVGFKVQVDDENARFTAKDGVCFAHDVCKGGAFVKFAKDSQEKLSGLDILRQMESVGWKTRLAAIGVTRSAMTSQQSLFVKAAVNAQLQSNDGKALRVTMETEGDWMVTSGCFDKLLNRRFSCPINGTMTGKTTLTASMQIAGASPGNRSVIKITGNNVTGSFSLGGKTTNKISKQCERIKGFKFVLKATENPFKTAAELRDSVIPYVNLPVSVDLQYDITGGERTGLIGTSDARTKIGGLKGQIEFWFKMILTTVSGMILPSAPQLRSNYGEWINTYTSVLQCVTNASTIVNSYSGLESQIDGVISSIKKMQIGISNLLELSAEMRRELSRIPIAMGIINQLNAFDQIVNASRTIGITLVRSPVRQRLTGLVLNLTAQVCRARLCLRGVEASVDFNTGSCDLSDSFIPHHRKPNCSAWVLGQVKDELTLSHVITMTPGDRLYVNSISGAARIQGTVRMLGIQQSALIDISPSGTLSFSIKGRLDGQFQCTLDARANADVGDWPALLYHVSGRLDDQSELVQRLQDDVNSYVESMREKAQKRLNGSEQALASAQQRMLVIENLHRDRTADIKRVKRWRRLNETELLRIRDKYSQAKEDFNQALAGYNHTRSSLYSCELSKCGYVCNKTCVPDICWSPVVISYVKQNCHAKDIKINVTRPKQMSEKREYYTQTKIKIISESCKSWEAAFSEGLFWPFYQPIGRKRRSSETPGNDKETRIVHARDIGHSISRSPRSVNKRSTSEHKDINEILKRQVPALDKKFDINYILRKNIANISKTFDLTRALHEYTRVLDTFNVNHVMRKAFPGLREDYDVNRDLMEAIPALKISFDLDALLRDSVQRCRHTGRPVRVDDALKSAFPERRVTSIDKIISQRFPALRMSISYLINQHLHDMSSFSLDQLALRNFDVSKVVGQALGGLDSSLDINARLKKNLRGLGPDFDLSHEIMSRVTRPRDIDRLDVMQVIKDKTAQAHEMCFENLTRLLIPKVAQGFDLEQLIKTGLRKAVHVTINESMLANLSVDSILRKAVPIKLNVTINQIILEAHPELSTPLDLTELLKGSVPLLKMFGGSIDINSLIKGSSPKWYDLSLDIDKSLKARNPALRGSLSISSLLSNAIRHAVTPGVDDVVCHAITQAVDKSLSIQRVIESKVPLLTKQKLDEAIFIALERFRDDKTQKDLKGLSARKRNKRFLFSVISGIINGFASSGCKQSTHEWDGPTKKLSYTRLFSIMEVIQEAAKVFVCKNGSTVNQKTKGFENPTPCCREDIKCVKFLEPECVVENEACIKWQKNKFEREWKQMNGSLFLEYIELTKQSSAVDQKVVELDNLKLQEKMLSTELTILEAKRRQTRAQMKTMKTSLARMQQIPDVRTGLRLGKLTQSSPGLPPVRVHSMSFDLTTGIGTSRRFLANVQLQTSKRNSSGNFVLELDALNSSISIATPIIIREALGETRRKRSLVDTPEANEDKAQHQVPDAEKCQFALNASLFFFEVINSLSSVVNSTLEIEKGLETEFESFDSLHTYLESTNSSAVKAYQDMMSQYKDQRLEHAQLLSWNETFAMWKAYTEMLTEARGFKACAGTADCITAVASELMEIYSMYNNDKDVNKVISLIPEVERGLGSIITSNMSLSDVRETLGQLEVLLNSSMDSRLICADKPRLFNQTISRWTVEEGEHVVLGCEAQSVTKVIYTWRRGDEVVQKADHGTLELPSIKRSEAGMYTCEAANHKGSAEYHYEIIIEYKPELLEEPISFKLALYGGKGATFSCLATGNPQPRVEWYYRPLYSKLSFKLPDNDSRLVYIEPDDVMRSGFYYCVASNSRGRVVSEEGRLDILRSRGAVPRMAVVFNVTACAQDEECNHTLPSKLGAADIHTLKSNISSTTGVLTTQVNNLKFARITDQRASIFFALTGQEAEGDAESAEEILTSFSMQRLNLVERVQRLRRRMSNGSFTQDMKSLGLRPLPDTLLVFHGQPLCEHGWFLHKNGFLCVVCPRGMYGNSKGECSPCPTATYQNQSGQASCVHCPPGTYQNKSGQEACNQCPPGTYGKSDGMCTLCPTNTYQNKSGQASCIYCPNGTHQNQSGQEGCVECPPGSYWKPDGMCALCQKGTYQNQSGQTTCIQCAAGLVTQNTGTTHMNGCIATGAKPPPAPLGLITTVISPSSVNLIWFSSSAAKVTHYNIKYISSILSGQLTVSANGFGYQTYMLKGLTGLTYYTVQLYSVNSGVVGGYISKSFKTPEGVPGAAPVITATAPVNPTAVNVTWRRVPPRYQNGNIRGYMVYYKKSTESQYHSKTVNDANCLSTVLAGLGTGSDYCIKITAFTSVGPFGGWDQVQCTMVQPM